In one window of Gossypium hirsutum isolate 1008001.06 chromosome A01, Gossypium_hirsutum_v2.1, whole genome shotgun sequence DNA:
- the LOC107916885 gene encoding protein MCM10 homolog, with product MTSHEDDLDLLLSLQERVLETPPASPSSPHSQSSGYQSDDGSPRRRGKADLSVFKDFVEDCLDYEPKSVERYAKPKPQSSNDIQVEKFSGLRIRKQLVSPAELSEHLSDIRFVRLPTLKNLLVGDTLYGCWATIGVLIEKGIPKTSSIGKSYSIWKIGCLDENAVSLFLFGDTYEQNSKEQVGTVFALFSCTARKDTKGSGFSLSVAAPNQILKIGTSADYGVCKGRRKDGTACTIVVNKRKGTYCQYHKSKTSERYSTKRTELMGGNLRRAFRNPPRSEGIYMVDPLSDRTNTKKASKPVKLLSVDALKQALRNGDKVTTNRHSQGIRFLNAVTGEMSSKLVNGASKKPDQQTVGSEKRKESSVKQNTSLKRNKHLDSKRRKLEQEQTLEDHWNQRWKLD from the exons ATGACAAGCCACGAAGACGATCTTGATCTCCTTTTGTCTCTTCAAGAGAGGGTTTTGGAAACGCCTCCTGCTTCCCCTTCAAGTCCCCACTCTCAATCTTCAG GCTACCAATCAGATGATGGATCGCCAAGGCGAAGAGGGAAAGCAGACTTGTCTGTTTTTAAGGATTTTGTCGAAGATTGCCTTGATTATGAACCCAAATCAGTTGAGAGATATGCTAAGCCAAAGCCACAGAGTTCAAATGATATTCAAGTTGAGAAGTTTTCAGGTTTGCGTATAAG GAAGCAATTGGTCAGCCCTGCAGAGCTAAGTGAGCACTTGTCTGACATACGTTTTGTTCGGCTACCGACTTTGAA GAATTTGTTGGTGGGAGACACCCTTTATGGATGTTGGGCAACCATAGGAGTACTGATTGAAAAGGGGATTCCAAAGACTAGCTCTATTGGGAAAAGCTATAGCATATGGAAAATTGGGTGCTTAGATGAAAATGCTGTCTCTCTTTTCTTGTTTGGTGACACTTATGAGCAGAACAGTAAGGAGCAGGTTGGAACCGTTTTTGCATTATTCAGTTGCACTGCTCGCAAAGACACCAAG GGATCAGGGTTTTCCTTGAGTGTTGCTGCGCCCAACCAAATTCTAAAGATTGGCACTTCAGCTGACTATGGAGTTTGCaagggaagaagaaaagatggGACGGCTTGCACAATCGTTGTAAATAA ACGTAAAGGCACTTATTGTCAATATCACAAATCG AAAACGTCAGAAAGATATTCCACAAAGCGGACTGAGCTAATGGGAGG GAACTTGAGAAGAGCATTTAGAAATCCTCCTAGATCGGAAGGAATATACATGGTTGATCCTCTATCTGATAGAACAAACACGAAAAAGGCCTCTAAGCCAGTTAAACTACTATCTGTGGATGCACTCAAACAGGCATTAAG AAATGGAGATAAAGTGACAACAAATAGACACTCTCAAGGCATAAGGTTTCTTAATGCAGTTACAG GGGAAATGAGTTCCAAATTAGTAAATGGAGCATCCAAAAAGCCTGATCAACAAACGGTTGGCTCTGAGAAGAG GAAAGAGTCTAGTGTAAAACAAAATACATCTCTAAAAAGAAACAAACATCTGGATTCAAAAAGAAGGAAACTAGAGCAGGAGCAAACTTTGGAAGACCATTGGAACCAGCGATGGAAACTCGATTGA